TCGGGATTTCCCTGGCCGGAGGCGTATGAATCGCCGACGGAAACGATCAGAATATCGCGCACATTTATTTTTGTTTCGATGATTGTTGGAGTTCCCGTATCATAGCCGACATAGACCCTGACATCATATTCTCCCTGCGCAAGATGAAAGGACTGGGAGCTTTGGGAACCTTCAGCCGACTGTGCAACGGGTTCGCCGTTCTGTGTGATCGTAAAATGGTAAGAAGTGGGTTTCTTTGCCAGGTTGGTGGCGACATCCGCGTGAAAGGTGACTTTATATCCATTTTCAGGGTTGACATAATCATAATGGTTGGGAATATCGATCCGGCCGTCCCCGTTATTGTCCACCCCGTAACGCTCTTCCATTTCCCATGTAAAATCGACGAGCGGGCGCGCGAATAAATACAGCGTTTTTGTGTCCACGTCCAATATCGTTTCAAGAATGAGATCATCGACAATGATAGGTTTCTGTTTGGCCGAATAATTTTCCGTAATCCCGACCGTGCTCGTAATGATGGGAAAATAATCCCCTACCCTGGGCGTATAATTATTTCGCTGTCTCACTTCCAGCCGCCCGTTGAGTGTGACGGCGCCGGTCACGTTAAGCCGGTCAAAAGAGCTCAAGCTCCCCAGATCGACCAGAAGCGTATAATCCCTGTTCAATGTATAGTCACCCGATATCGCATCCGCCCCGATCTCCCTGCCGTCGGGGCTTTTGTATTTTATTTTAAGTATATGATCGACATCGTTGCCATAGAAAATCTCGACCGGATAATTCTCCCCTTCTATCGCGTCTTCCTGTGCCTGGTCGATATTCGCGTTATTCAGGAAATCGTAGGCCAGGCTCGATCCGTAATACGCGTTCAGTCTGTTTTCCAGTTCGCGAACGCTGATGATACTGACGGGGTTGCCGGACTTTTCAATTTCCGTGGTTTTTTCACCGCAATCATTGGCGACCCGTTCGTTGTAAAACTCAAAGGCGACGGCGGATGTATTTTCCGCGTTTATATCCGCCATCGAAGTGACATCATTGTCGACCAGAAAGATGACCTTCCATAATTTTTCAGGTGCGGTGACGTTTTTTGTCGATCCGGACGCCAGGTCCCGTTCGAACGTAATCGTATCTCCCGAAAAGGTATTCGTATCGTTTTCGAGTTCTCCGTACGCTCCCGAATAGATGTAAAGCGTCCTGGTTCCGCCGTAATATCCCGCAAGTTCCCTGCAATACTCCTCGAGGTATTCCCATGTCTGCTGGTTCAGATAGTTATACATTGGAACGATATTGGTCATCTTGAAAGTCGCGTCGGCAAATGCCTCAGAAATATGGCGGTCTTTCAACGGCGTAAAATGTCCCCTGTCGAACCGGATGAGGGAACCGTCCGGGCTTTGATAGGTTTCCCCCGTATCCAGGTTGAAAGCGAATGAACTGAGCAGCGACAAGGTCAGGTCTTCAGTGAACTCGGGCCGCTTATAGTCAACGAGGTCGTTCAGCCATCTGTCATTCAACTGCCACGCGACAAAATTGGGACTCATAATGTTATTATTGAAAGAAACCGCGTATTGGCCTTTTTCAAGCAGATAATTATAGGAATTATTGACCGGTGTTGTAATCGGATTACCCAGAAACAGATGATTCACACCGACATCGAGACAGAGATATTTCCCCTCGATCCTCGGGAAGAACTCGAGCCCCGGAACAAATTCGAGCCTGGTATTGTACGCCGTCAATTCCCCGTCCAGATACAGAAATACGAATTTGAATGATCCGCTTATGCTTGTATAGTTGAAAAGGTCGAAACTGTCGCCCAACACGGGAGATATACCGTCGATATAATAATGAAGATTTAATGTACTTTCTGTTCCTATCTGCAGAGCGCTTTCCGTCTCCGACTCGACGGAACGGCTCAGGAACGGAACGGTGACATAGAGTTCGATGCCTTCCCCCCAGATAGCCGTCGTTCCGACAGTGAGCCGTTTCCGTGAACCGTCATTGGTAACCTGGGTCGACGTATTTTCAAAAACCGCATAATCAAAACCGAAATCGACACTATCGCCCCTGGTGATAATTTCCATTTCTTTGATCCCGCCCGCATCGAGCGCGCCGGCTTCGATCAAAATAGAATCTCTGTTATGAGATAACGTGTCGTTATCGCCGAGATTGATGATCAATTCCTCCACATTCGTCAAATCAACGTATTCGAAGACTTCACCGCCGCTCGTTCCCCGGATCCTGCATGTCGTTTCGCTTATTTTCGATATTATAATATGATCTTCTCCGGGAACGGGAGGAAATGCTTCGTTCTCGAAGGTTTTCGTGCTGTTCGTATTAAAAGTAAAACTTCTGCCGTCGAACGTCGTCGGCTCGAGGCCGGTTGCATCGACGACCATCTCCTTGGTCCCCGAAGAAATGATTGTCGTACTCGACGTTTTTCCTATCGGTGTATGGCAGAAATTTAAATTTTCATTTCCCTTGAAATTAAGACTGTCAAACCAGGCGTCTCCTCCGTGAAAGAAAACGCCGCCTTCCAGCCAGAAAGGCGAACTGGCGTCAATCGTCAGCGTGTCGTCGGCCGATGTGGAACCGTAAATTGAAAGCCGGTATATTTCGCCCGGCGTCCACGACGAAATCTCGATCCCGTTCGCATCGTCCCATAACTGGAGGTTTGCCGGATCGGAAGGATTCACTCTCAATGTATAGATGTAATTCTGATCTGTTGTTCGATAGCCGATCGTTTCCGGCGGACCGTGCGGGGCGTTTAACGTCTTCACCCTTATTCCGCTTTCGCTTTCAGCGTGTTCGACGCTCCCGCAATCCCTCCATATAACAGTCTCTATATTGTCGTAATGAACGTTTATTTCCGCCTCATGGTTTGTCAGCCGGATCAATTCCGATCCGCCGCCCGCCGCCTCACACAAGCAGTCGAAGCCGGCGGAACCGTTTAACATCAAACGGTCGAAAGACGCCTCGCTTCCGCGGCAGTATATGTCCACATTATCGTGTATATCCGTCAGGTCTATGGAAAAAAGGTTGCCTTCTTCACCGGCACCCCGCATGACGATGCTTCCGGTGTCATGTATGTCAATCGACGCGAGAATCCGGTTGTCCGCATTATCCAAAAGCAGCAGCAAGGAGGTATGTTCCGGATCCGCTTTCAGCGTCATCGAATCGGTGTCGAAAAAAAGATCGCTTAAGCCGGATTCACTCTGGTAGGATAAATCATCGTTCAGGGATAATGTAACGGTCTTCTGAACTTCGACTTCCAAAACGGCATTGAAATTATCTACTAATGGAGACGCAACGGCTAAATTCCCCGCGTATCCGTCTCCCGACAGCAACAAACGGGGTTCCAATGCCTCTAATTGAAAAGAAGTCTCTTTTTTATTCATTTTTCAATAAAAATCTTTATTAATACAACACTTTGTTCACAAGATTTAGAGGCAGTATATCATAAATAAAACAGATGTCAATACTTTTTTAAAAAAAAACATTCAATGCGCTCACATATAGTCTAAATTATTGATAACTGTTTTTAATATAAATAATTGTTATAAATGTCAAGAAACAATTTGTAACGATGAGAAAAGCGCCAAAACCCGATGAAGAAATTTAACAGACAGTATGAAATAGAATTATGTAATATGGAAATTAAATTCTAAATGTTTGTGATAAGCGGGTTCAATCGCCTTTTTTCTCCGACCGCGCCAGCCGGAATCCGGCCACCCGAATCCTTTCGATCGGGTTTCGAACATGCCGGAAGAAAACACGGCCGAATCGTTTCGTATAGGATAAAAATCCGCCGCGTAATACCCGGCCGTATGAAGATTCGGGTCCTTTCGGATTATCCGAAGGAGAATCTTTATAGTAACCCCAGGAAAACCAGTCCCAGCACCATTCATTCACGTTTCCGGTCATATCGAAGATCCCCAGTTCGTTCGCCTTCCTGCGTCCGACGCTATTCGTGGATTGATTTTTATCGGAATATTCCCAGACTACAGCGACATCGTCCACCTTGTCGCTTCCGCTGTATATATATCCCCCGCTCGAATTTCCTCCCCTGGCAGCGAATTCCCATTCCGCTTCCGACGGCAGTCTGTATCCGTCGGCATTGAAATCGCAGCGTACCGTCCATCTCGATGTATCATGGGAATAAGCGTCCTTATTATTCGGATCCGGCGTCTCTTTGTCGATAGCATAACAGGGGGTCAATCCCTCTATCGCAGACAATCTGTTGCAGAACTCGACGGCGTCGTACCAGTTGACGCTGTCGACGGGCCGGGCATCCCCTTTATAAAAAGAAGGATTATATCCCATGACCTGTTTCCACAGTTTTTGCGTCACTTCGTATTTCCCGATATAATAACCGTTCAAGGAAACCGTATGCGCCGG
The DNA window shown above is from Spirochaetales bacterium and carries:
- a CDS encoding SUMF1/EgtB/PvdO family nonheme iron enzyme, whose product is MKHRLYLSACLLLVTICRMAVFAEEITERELTAIKREARKYYDMHDHVKFAEIYQKAAKIKNGFEAKTYYFWAIDLEKRRAYRETVIMVKLYLEKTGDSGKFYKEAVSLLEKAEAGYVLDVEDMKKHADVPSDYKSMIHVASGTFEMGNPDGYDIEKPAHTVSLNGYYIGKYEVTQKLWKQVMGYNPSFYKGDARPVDSVNWYDAVEFCNRLSAIEGLTPCYAIDKETPDPNNKDAYSHDTSRWTVRCDFNADGYRLPSEAEWEFAARGGNSSGGYIYSGSDKVDDVAVVWEYSDKNQSTNSVGRRKANELGIFDMTGNVNEWCWDWFSWGYYKDSPSDNPKGPESSYGRVLRGGFLSYTKRFGRVFFRHVRNPIERIRVAGFRLARSEKKGD